The DNA segment CTAGCGTATTTTTCTGCAGAATATTGTTATATCCTGTTGCCATATCTGTCGCCGTAAAACCGTTCCAGTTCACTGCTAAAAAATCATTATTGTCAGTAACATTTACAGAAGTCTGGTCAGTATATATTTTCTTCCCGTCCTTGAAACCTTCAATGCTCACCGTATAATTGCCAGGATAATAAAAATGATAATTAAAGCTTGTGGTCACGGAATTTCCATTTTGTGTTTTCTCAAAGATAATTTTTTCTCCTTCAGTATTTGAAATTTTAAAGGTCAGCACATCAAGATAATCTGCAAGTATTCCAAAATAGGTTGATTGGTTTTTTTGAGAAAGTTTAAAATCAATATTTTCAAAAATATTAACACCGGATTTATCTGCTGTTATTTTAAGCCCTAAACTGGTTAAAGCGGGATCGTTTTTTATTTGTGTTTCTGTAGGATTGGAGTCTTCCATTTCTGTGTCAGAACATGAAAAAAGTAATAAACCTGCTACAGACAGCGCCAGAATTTTTTTATACATTTCACTTTTATTTGAATAAATCTACACAAAAGTATGTATTCATAAAATGATATACAATCTTATGCGAACCTGTTTTATATGAGATAAATCAGAAAGTAAATTAATACACCTTATAAGCATTGTATTTCGCCTCTTGTGTTTTTATTTTTTAGAATAAGCTGATATTTTTTCATAAGTTCTGTAACATCGCATTTTGTTTCTTTATTAGATATTTTTTCAGGATCTGTATTATTGCCCTTGGAACGTACCGTATAATTTTTCTCGAAACACTGAACCGCTTTATTATTTAGAATGTAAATTCTTTTTTCTTTAATATCGTCTTTGGTCTCGGGCTTTTCAGGAGTTCCTCCGTCATCAAAATTCCAGACCGTTTCATCATTGAAAATAAAAAACACCTGATTATTTTTCACAAAATAAGTTGTAGATGAGGAAAAGTGACTGTGTTCTGCATAAAAATCCTTTACAACTGCAAGTTTTTTATTTTCGAAATATAAGGTGACTTCACCTTCTCTTTCATCACAATTATAAGTAAATCGGGTAGAATCCAGTTTTTTTGACCTAAGCATACTGTTGAGATTAGCATACTCATTTTTTATATCATCAATGGTCTTTATGGTGTCATTTCCTGATTTCAACGGGGTATCTTTTTTTACTAACTGCTCTTCAGAACGTTTTTTATCAATTATTTCCGTTGCTTCTTTCTTACAGGAAATGATCATCAAAAAGCTTAGGCTCATCAATATAATTTTCATATTTAAATGGTTTTGACTGCCTCATTAGTACAAAAAACATGCTATGACAATCTGCCTATGCTGAAAAGAAAAGATCCGGAAAATTCCGGACCTTTCTATTATTACTGATATCTTTTATGTTCCTGATTTTTAACGAAAAGCTTCGTGACGGGTTTAAAGAATGTCTTATATTTTTCCGCATCAAATAATTGCGAATCGGTAAGTGCCTTATATGTCATCCAGATCCCGAACGGAAATAAAACGAGATTAGGAATCCATGCTGCAAGATAAGGATTTACTTTACCAGACCAGGCCATATTTTCCACACCTACGTTAATGACATAAAATATAATGAAAATAACAATGGCAATAATCACGGGCAGTCCCATTCCTCCTTTTCTGATGATAGATCCGAGACTCGCACCGATCAGGAAGAAGATAATACAGGTGAATGAATAGGTAACAATCCTTTGCTGATAGATCACCACTTTCCCATAATATTTAACAACAGGATCAATTTCGTTATTTTTACCATCAACAGTACCTTTGAGGCTTTCAAGGCGGGTATACGCATTATTAATAATCTCCAGTTTTTTGTCATTTTTTAAAGTATCAAGCTTTAAAAGCTGCTTTGGTTTTGCTTTCGACCTGTTCTGTTTAGTGTCCATGTAAGTGATCACCGAATTGGTCTGGCCCAGAACATCATTATTAACATTTGTAAAGAATTTGTTGTTGTCCTTTTTGGTCTGATCGATGGTTTTATTAAGCTGGTTGAATGTCTGAAATCGGTAATCGTCCGTAATTCTTTCTTCTTCTATCGCTTTATTAATGATTTCACTTACATCAAAATGGGAGGTTAGCGAATCAAATTTTATAGCCTGATCAGGCTGTTTTAGACGCACATTTTCTGCTTTCCCAGCAAAGTTATCTTCATACACGTATCCGTTGTAAAGAATGAGTTTAAGATAATTTTTATTGGCAGCCGGTACGAATTTTCCTTTTTCTGCAACAATCGACTGTTGATTATCATAGGTTGTCGCTTTCTTATGAATAAAAACGCCTTCAATATTTTCACCGTTTTCTCCTGTTATTTTATCAAATTTCACCATGTATCCGGGAATCTGATCGATAAACTGTCCGGGTGTGAAGTTAAGCGCGGGTTTGGTCTGTGCAATATTGAAGAGCATATTTTTGGCTTTCCTCTGAAAATTCGGGATAATATTATTGGAGAAAAAATAAAGCATGATCGATAGAACAACCGTTACTCCCAATAAAGGCAGCATTACTCTTGTAAGGGAAATTCCCGCCGCTTTCATAGCGGCAAGTTCGTACCGCTCACCGAATTCTCCGAACGACATGATACTTGCAAGAAGAATTGTAAGCGGCAATACCATACTGATAACGCTTACTCCAAGATAAAAGAGAAGTTTTAAAATCTGCCAGGTACTGAGTCCTTTTCCCATAAATTGCCCCAGCTGAACCCAGATGATATTTACAATAAATATGAAAAACAACACGCTGAATATAAAGAAAAACGGTCCGAAGAAGGTTTTTATGATATATCGGTCAAGAATTTTTAACATGTGCCAAAATTAATGAAAAAGCCACAAAGTTTCCTTTGCAGCCTTTATATTTTATGAAATTTTTATAATCTGTAAAACGGCGAGCCTTTAAAATGATAAAACGGGTATTAAAAGCATTTTAAGTTTCACAGATGTTATTTTTAAAGTTCGGTAACCAGGTAATTTTTGTATTTACTTTTATCGAAAACAAACATTCCCGGATCCAGAGTCTGATTTTCTTTATACTCTTTAATGGCAATTACCGCAACATCTTTATTGGTTCCGTGCTGTTCAAGCTTTACCATCTGTTTTTTTGCCGAATCTACAAAGATGTAGACATGCTGTATTCCATTTGATTTTACCGGTGTCAGTTTGATAAAATCGGCATTTACACCATTCACGTTTTTCTTTCCGTTATAGGTTACGTTATAATCATTTCTATACGTTGAAAGATAGTTGATAGGGGAGAACATAGACCCGCTTCCGTTTGGTTTTGCAACGGTTACTTCCATATCTTCCGTATTGATATTGTAGATTTTGTTGCCATCAAAGATCTGTTCCGTTTCCATGATCTTTAACTTATACTTATCTCCGGCAGCATAATAAATTCCCGGTTCCGTCTTTGAAACCTGTCCGTTTGTTCCTGTTCCGAAAGAAAATTTAAAATAAGAATTCTTCTTGGAATTATAGTTTGCCGTAATATCATCCAGTATTTTTTTAGCCTTAGCATCAATCTTCTGGGCATTAGTAATTCCTACTGCACCCACAACCATACCGCTTACTATAATTTTTGAAATAATATTTTTCATTTTTATTTAAATCTTTAATCTTTAGACTTACTTTAATATTAGAAGTTAAATCACCGCTGGGCATTAACTGCGCAGATCTTTCAAAAACTGTTCCAAAGAATGCTGCTGTTTTTTATCATTACAAATAGAAATGATAGACAGTATTTTAGAATTTTCTCAGGTTATCCTTTTAAATCATCCAGAAACTGTTCAAGCGAATGAAGATCACTGATGAGAACCTCTCTGGCTTTAGCACCGTTAAATCCGCCTACAATTCCGCTTGCTTCCAGTTGGTCCATAATTCTCCCAGCTCTGTTGTAGCCAAGCTTTAATTGCCTTTGAAGCATGGAAGTAGAGCCCTGCTGTGTAGAAACAATAATTCTTGCCGCTTCTTCAAACAAAGCATCTTTCTCATTAGGGTCGAAAGTTCCTACCGTACTTGCAGAATCTTCGGAAACATATTCAGGAAGAATAAATGCTGAAGCATATCCTTTTTGTTCACCGATATATTCAGCAAGTCTTTCTACTTCCGGTGTATCTACAAATGCACACTGAAGTCTTAAAATTTCATTTCCGTTAAAATACAGCATATCTCCCTTACCAATCAGCTGATCTGCACCCGGAGAATCCAGAATCGTTCTGGAATCTACACTTGAAATTACCCTGAAAGCTGCTCTAGCCGGGAAATTGGCCTTAATCATACCTGTAATTACGTTTACTGATGGTCTTTGGGTGGCAACAATTAAGTGAATTCCTACTGCTCTGGCAAGCTGCGCCAGTCTTGCAATCGGAAGTTCAACTTCTTTCCCTGCAGTCATGATAAGATCTGCGAACTCATCAACTACCAGAACAATATAAGGTAAATAACGGTGTCCGTTTTCAGGATTCAGTTTTCTTTCCGAGAATTTTTTATTGTATTCTTTTAAATTTTTACAGAATGCATTTTTCAGAAGATCATATCTTGTATCCATCTCAATACAAAGAGAATTCAGGGTATTGATTACCTTATTGGTATCGGTAATAATGGCTTCCTCTGCATCCGGAAGTTTCGCCAGATAATGTCTTTCTATTTTTGAATATAATGAAAGTTCCACCTTTTTAGGATCTACCATTACGAATTTCAATTCACTCGGATGTTTCTTATATAAAAGTGAGGTAAGAATTGCGTTGATACCCACGGATTTCCCCTGTCCCGTTGCACCTGCCATTAAGAGGTGAGGCATTTTGGAAAGGTCTGCCATGAAAATTTCGTTGGAAATCGTTTTCCCGAAAACCACAGGAAGATCCATATCCGTATTCTGGAATTTCTGGGATGCAATTACCGAACGCATAGAAACCATGGTAGGATTTTTTCTTGGAACTTCAATCCCGATGGTTCCTTTGCCCGGCATCGGAGCAATAATCCGGATTCCCAATGCGGAAAGATTCAGGGCGATATCATCCTGAAGTTTTTTTATCGCCGCAACACGGATTCCCGCTTCCGGAACAATTTCATACAAAGTTACTGTCGGACCAATAGTAGCCTTGATTTCAGCAATTCCTACATTGAAATTTTTAAGCAGTCCGACAATTTTATTTTTGTTTTCTTCCAGTTCTTCTTTATTAATAGAAATTTCCTCATTTCCGTAATCCTTTAAAAGATCAACAGTCGGCATCTGGAAATTAGCTAAATCTAATTTATGATCGTACAGTCCGTGTTTTTCTACCAGTTCCTGGGATTTCCTGTCGGAATCATCCAAAATATCCACTACAGGAGCAACTTCTACTTTAAATTTAATATCATCTTCAGCCACAATTGCTGTTGAAGCCGCCGGTTTGATGTCAAAAGCCTGTTCAGGACTTGGCATTGGAACAGAAGGCTTCGGACTCAGATCTACGTGTAATGGTTGTGAAAAATCATTTTTATCATCTTCAAAAGATGTTTTGTTTGGGGTTACGATCGTTTCAACTTCAGCAGCAACCGGTACATGTTCCGTTTTAACGGGCTTTATGGTTTCCGTAACGGTAATTTTGGAAGGAATATTCTCTGCATTTTCAGCTTCTTCAATGAGTTCATCATCCGCCTCAAAATTTTCATCAGAACTTGGCATCATGGATTTTACCCTTCCAATAGTATTTTCATTGAGATCATTCAGCTTAGATTTGATAGAACTCGGGCGAAGATTGAATTCTAAAATAAAATATAACGCAATGCTTGAAATTAAAACCAGCCATAGACCATAAGAGCCAATAATTGTATTCAGGGAATCCATGATCTGATACCCGTACACACCGCTCAGAACACCCTGACCCTTTGTAATAGCTCCGAATAAAATAGGAAGCCAGCAAATAAAAAACAAGGAATGTCCAACAGTTTTCCACGGTTTAAACATTTTCTTTTTAAGAATAATCGTTCCGAAAACTAAAAACAGAAAAGCAATGATGAAAGAAGCCACGCCAATACTTTCGAAAATGAAAATATTTCCGAGCCAGTCGCCCAGCTTTCCGAAGAGGTTGGAAGATTTAATGCTTTTATCCAGCATGGTTCCGGCCTGACTCTGGTCTGCCTTCCAATTCATCAGATAGGAAACAAATGAAAAGGTGAGAACCACGGAAAAAAGAATAAAGGTAAGCCCGAAGAATACTCTCGGCTTCGATAAAAATCTGCCTTTTTCAGGCAATTCCTGTTGTTTTTTTTGTGTGTTTTTATCCATAATGTACTGTGGCAAATTTAATGTTTTTCAACATTAAAACTGGTGTATTACCGGGAAGAATATTATTATTTATTTGTCGGAAAATTATCAACGTGATTCCGTTTTACAGAAACTAAAATATTTAAAATAATTCAATTTTGATTTAATTTTTTTCATTAAAGTTTTTGTAAAGAGTGTTGTTGCCAATGCGCTGTTTTAGCAGATACCACACATTAATTTAAATAAAATTATTATAATCTCTAAATAACAAATTAAATTGTCATGAAAAAATTCTTAATTATTATATTTTTATCACTCTGTTTAATATTATTAAGAACGGTTAAAAATAACACTTATCAATGGCAAAGTGATAAAAAACAGCTTTTTTTCACGGCATTGTAGTTTATCATCCTTATTTTTGCGTATCAAGTATATATAACATGAAGAAGCTCCAGGATATTCTTATCTCGACCAGAACAATGGCTGTGTTGTTACTGGTGTACGCATTTGCGATGGCATATGCAACGTTCTTAGAAAATGACTACGGAACTCCAACAGCAAAAGCTTTAATTTATGAGGCATGGTGGTTTGAATTAATCATGCTTCTGCTTATTCTCAATTTCATAGGAAATATTGGAAGATACAGACTCTGGAAGAGAGAAAAATGGCCGGTGCTGGTTTTTCACCTTGCCTTTGTACTGATATTTATTGGTGGTGCCATTACAAGATATATCAGTTTTGAAGGGACAATGCACATCCGGGAAGGAGAAACTTCCAATGAAATTGTAACGGATAAAAACTTCCTTAAAATTCAGATTGAGGAAAAAGGTGATGTTCTTAATTATCAGGATATTCCGTATCTAATGTCTCCATTACACAAAGATTTACAGGCTACCTATGATTTTCATGGAAAAGAAGTGAAAGTCATTGCAAAAGAGTATGTTCAAAGAAAAAAAGATAGTCTCGTGGCTGACCCTAATGGCGCCGAATATCTTCATTTGGTATCAACAGGACAAACCGGAAGACAGAATATTTTCATTAAACCCGGAGAAACAAAATCAATCAACGGAACGTTGGTGACTTTCAACAGAGCCATTGAAGGTGCGGTTGAATTTAAAAATGAAGGCGGAAAGTTATTCATCAAAACACCGGTTGATGCGAGCTATATGACCATGGCCACTCAGGCTACAGGGAGTACAGTAAAAGACGAATTCCAGCCATTGGCTTTAAGAAGTTTATATTCAATTAACGAATTAAAGCTGGTTGTTCCTGAAGGTCTTAAAAAAGGAAAATTAATGGCAATTGAAGGCGACAGAAAAAAAGATCAGGCTGTGCCTGATATGCTCACTGTTGAAATTCAGGGTCCGAAAACAAAGCAGTTGGTAGACCTTTCAGTTGAAAAAGGAAACCCGAATGCCTACAAACAGGTTACAATGGACGGATTGAATATCATGATTGGTTTTGGTCCGAAAATTTACAATACGCCTTTCTCACTTAAACTCGATGATTTCGTAATGGAAACATATCCTGGAAGCTCATCTCCAAGTGCTTATGAAAGCCATATTAAAATCATTGATGAAGGCAAGCAGACCCCATTTAAAATTTATATGAACCACGTGCTTAATCATAAAGGCTACCGATTCTTCCAGTCAAGTTTTGATCCGGACAGAATGGGGACGGTACTTTCCGTAAATCATGATTTCTGGGGAACATTGATTTCTTACATTGGCTACACGTTCTTATTTGGTGGAATGTTCTTTATGTTCTTCTGGAAAGGAACTCATTTCTGGAAGCTTAATAAAATGCTGAAAGATGTCAACAAGAAAAGGGTAGTAACCATATTATTAATATTACTAAGCTTCGGACTGAATGCTCAAAAAATAGAAACCCACGGCACTACTGACGGCAGCAGGGAACATATCCACACAGAGGGAGAACAGCATAATCATGATGCTGAAGTTGCTCCGGCCCAATCAGGTTCTGCAGCTCCTTCCGAATCTCATACAAAAATCAGAAGCGTTTCCGCTGATGAAATTATCGCACAAAACAAAATCAGTGCAGAACATGCCGATAAATTCGGGTATCTTTTGGTTCAGAATTTTGAAGGAAGAATTGTCCCTCTCAATACACAGGCTCTGGATGTTTTAAGAAAGCTTTACAAAAGAGATGAATTTAAAGGGACTGATGGAAAATCACTTTCTGCTAACCAATGGTTTTTATCAATCAATACAAATCCTGATAACTGGATTGCAGTTCCTTTAATAAAAGTAGGAACAAAAGGCGGAGACGCCCTGAAAGAAAAAACAAAAGCAGATGAGGACGGATATACCAGTTTATTAAATCTTATTCCTTCTGATGCCAACGGAAATCTTCATTATGTGTTGGAAAAGGATTATAACACAGCCTTCCGTAAAAAAGCTTCCGAGCAGACCAATTATGACAAAGAGGTAATTGCCGTTAATGAAAGAGTACAGGTATTCCAGGAAATATTCTCAGGACAGTTTATGAGGATTGTTCCTGTGAAAAACGATCCTAATCATACGTGGCACTCCTGGCTAAATCAAAAGTTTGAACCAGATACAGAATCTCAGCAGGTAATGGGACCATATCTTGCGGAAGTTCTTGTTGCACAACAAACCGGTGACTGGAAAAGAGCGGATGCAGAGCTTACAAAACTTTCGGATTATCAGCAGAAGTGGGGTAAGGCAGTCGTTCCTGCCAAATCCAAAGTTGAGCTTGAAGTTTTCATGAATAAGGTGAATATCAATTTCAAACTATTGATTTTCTACACGATCATCGGCGGACTTCTTTTACTACTGGGATTTGTAGAATTATTCAAACCGAATAAAGTCTTAAACAAAACCATTAAAGCAATTATTGTAATCGGAGCTGTAGGGTATTTCTTCCATTTCCTTGGACTGGTGGCAAGATGGTATATTTCCGGACATGCACCATGGAGTAACGGATATGAAGCGATTATTTTCATTTCGTGGGTGGGAATTACAGCAGGACTATTGTTATATAGAAATTCAAACGCCTTGATTCCGGCAGCCGGATTTATGGTTGCAGTTATCATGATGGGATTTGCGCACGGCGGTTCGGCTCTTGATCCACAGATTACACCGCTGGTTCCTGTACTGAAATCGTACTGGCTAATTATACACGTAGCCATTATTACATCCAGCTACGGATTCTTTGCCCTGTCGATGATTATTGCTGTGATCAGTCTTGTATTTTATATCATTTCAAATAAAGAAACTTACAAATTACACCACGATACGACTTTGAAAGAACTGGTGATTGTTTCTGAAATGTCTTTAACAATAGGTTTATTTGCATTAACGGTAGGAAACTTCCTGGGA comes from the Chryseobacterium nepalense genome and includes:
- a CDS encoding LptF/LptG family permease, which codes for MLKILDRYIIKTFFGPFFFIFSVLFFIFIVNIIWVQLGQFMGKGLSTWQILKLLFYLGVSVISMVLPLTILLASIMSFGEFGERYELAAMKAAGISLTRVMLPLLGVTVVLSIMLYFFSNNIIPNFQRKAKNMLFNIAQTKPALNFTPGQFIDQIPGYMVKFDKITGENGENIEGVFIHKKATTYDNQQSIVAEKGKFVPAANKNYLKLILYNGYVYEDNFAGKAENVRLKQPDQAIKFDSLTSHFDVSEIINKAIEEERITDDYRFQTFNQLNKTIDQTKKDNNKFFTNVNNDVLGQTNSVITYMDTKQNRSKAKPKQLLKLDTLKNDKKLEIINNAYTRLESLKGTVDGKNNEIDPVVKYYGKVVIYQQRIVTYSFTCIIFFLIGASLGSIIRKGGMGLPVIIAIVIFIIFYVINVGVENMAWSGKVNPYLAAWIPNLVLFPFGIWMTYKALTDSQLFDAEKYKTFFKPVTKLFVKNQEHKRYQ
- a CDS encoding LolA family protein, which translates into the protein MKNIISKIIVSGMVVGAVGITNAQKIDAKAKKILDDITANYNSKKNSYFKFSFGTGTNGQVSKTEPGIYYAAGDKYKLKIMETEQIFDGNKIYNINTEDMEVTVAKPNGSGSMFSPINYLSTYRNDYNVTYNGKKNVNGVNADFIKLTPVKSNGIQHVYIFVDSAKKQMVKLEQHGTNKDVAVIAIKEYKENQTLDPGMFVFDKSKYKNYLVTEL
- a CDS encoding FtsK/SpoIIIE family DNA translocase; its protein translation is MDKNTQKKQQELPEKGRFLSKPRVFFGLTFILFSVVLTFSFVSYLMNWKADQSQAGTMLDKSIKSSNLFGKLGDWLGNIFIFESIGVASFIIAFLFLVFGTIILKKKMFKPWKTVGHSLFFICWLPILFGAITKGQGVLSGVYGYQIMDSLNTIIGSYGLWLVLISSIALYFILEFNLRPSSIKSKLNDLNENTIGRVKSMMPSSDENFEADDELIEEAENAENIPSKITVTETIKPVKTEHVPVAAEVETIVTPNKTSFEDDKNDFSQPLHVDLSPKPSVPMPSPEQAFDIKPAASTAIVAEDDIKFKVEVAPVVDILDDSDRKSQELVEKHGLYDHKLDLANFQMPTVDLLKDYGNEEISINKEELEENKNKIVGLLKNFNVGIAEIKATIGPTVTLYEIVPEAGIRVAAIKKLQDDIALNLSALGIRIIAPMPGKGTIGIEVPRKNPTMVSMRSVIASQKFQNTDMDLPVVFGKTISNEIFMADLSKMPHLLMAGATGQGKSVGINAILTSLLYKKHPSELKFVMVDPKKVELSLYSKIERHYLAKLPDAEEAIITDTNKVINTLNSLCIEMDTRYDLLKNAFCKNLKEYNKKFSERKLNPENGHRYLPYIVLVVDEFADLIMTAGKEVELPIARLAQLARAVGIHLIVATQRPSVNVITGMIKANFPARAAFRVISSVDSRTILDSPGADQLIGKGDMLYFNGNEILRLQCAFVDTPEVERLAEYIGEQKGYASAFILPEYVSEDSASTVGTFDPNEKDALFEEAARIIVSTQQGSTSMLQRQLKLGYNRAGRIMDQLEASGIVGGFNGAKAREVLISDLHSLEQFLDDLKG
- the ccsA gene encoding cytochrome c biogenesis protein CcsA, producing MKKLQDILISTRTMAVLLLVYAFAMAYATFLENDYGTPTAKALIYEAWWFELIMLLLILNFIGNIGRYRLWKREKWPVLVFHLAFVLIFIGGAITRYISFEGTMHIREGETSNEIVTDKNFLKIQIEEKGDVLNYQDIPYLMSPLHKDLQATYDFHGKEVKVIAKEYVQRKKDSLVADPNGAEYLHLVSTGQTGRQNIFIKPGETKSINGTLVTFNRAIEGAVEFKNEGGKLFIKTPVDASYMTMATQATGSTVKDEFQPLALRSLYSINELKLVVPEGLKKGKLMAIEGDRKKDQAVPDMLTVEIQGPKTKQLVDLSVEKGNPNAYKQVTMDGLNIMIGFGPKIYNTPFSLKLDDFVMETYPGSSSPSAYESHIKIIDEGKQTPFKIYMNHVLNHKGYRFFQSSFDPDRMGTVLSVNHDFWGTLISYIGYTFLFGGMFFMFFWKGTHFWKLNKMLKDVNKKRVVTILLILLSFGLNAQKIETHGTTDGSREHIHTEGEQHNHDAEVAPAQSGSAAPSESHTKIRSVSADEIIAQNKISAEHADKFGYLLVQNFEGRIVPLNTQALDVLRKLYKRDEFKGTDGKSLSANQWFLSINTNPDNWIAVPLIKVGTKGGDALKEKTKADEDGYTSLLNLIPSDANGNLHYVLEKDYNTAFRKKASEQTNYDKEVIAVNERVQVFQEIFSGQFMRIVPVKNDPNHTWHSWLNQKFEPDTESQQVMGPYLAEVLVAQQTGDWKRADAELTKLSDYQQKWGKAVVPAKSKVELEVFMNKVNINFKLLIFYTIIGGLLLLLGFVELFKPNKVLNKTIKAIIVIGAVGYFFHFLGLVARWYISGHAPWSNGYEAIIFISWVGITAGLLLYRNSNALIPAAGFMVAVIMMGFAHGGSALDPQITPLVPVLKSYWLIIHVAIITSSYGFFALSMIIAVISLVFYIISNKETYKLHHDTTLKELVIVSEMSLTIGLFALTVGNFLGGIWANESWGRYWSWDPKETWAFISIMVYAFVLHMRLVPGLRSRWAFHVATMFAFCSMVMTYFGVNYYLSGLHSYAAGDPVPVPAWVYIGLGTMALLSAVSYYKFRILNKK